One Hydrogenophaga crassostreae genomic region harbors:
- a CDS encoding LysR family transcriptional regulator: protein MTAEVSILSQRRGAICSALERPIGLNTKFLETLVVLSKAGSFRETAQLMFTTQAAISQRIASLESELGTGLVVRSVRGITMTPVGEQVVRQAERMLAVERELRECAQPGAPVAGRVRIGTIESIVRTWLSPLIRQLGERHPLVEPDITVAPAMDLQELLRQRKLDLLIQNDPFAEASGNLDYLALPLCEFPVCWVARPDLLPDKRPLTLEDLELKPLLTFSRTSSPHAHVRALFAARSIEPRVCSVPSVESIIQLVCDGYGIAAIPPIFVRKQLEQGLLRQAEGPALPSMTITAIHARSSGPAVDATLQLVREVAAGYCEQSGQTWARSLEPDHD, encoded by the coding sequence ATGACCGCGGAAGTGTCGATACTCTCCCAGCGGCGCGGCGCAATCTGCAGCGCGCTTGAAAGGCCAATCGGTTTGAATACCAAATTTCTGGAAACCCTGGTGGTGCTATCGAAAGCGGGCAGCTTTCGGGAAACCGCCCAATTGATGTTCACCACGCAGGCGGCGATTTCGCAGCGCATTGCTTCGCTCGAATCGGAGCTGGGCACGGGGCTGGTGGTGCGCAGTGTGCGCGGGATCACGATGACGCCGGTGGGCGAGCAGGTGGTGCGGCAGGCAGAGCGCATGCTCGCGGTCGAGCGGGAGTTGCGCGAGTGCGCCCAGCCGGGTGCGCCGGTGGCGGGGCGGGTGCGCATCGGCACGATCGAGTCCATCGTCCGGACCTGGTTGTCGCCGCTGATCCGGCAGTTGGGCGAGCGCCATCCGCTGGTGGAGCCCGACATCACGGTGGCGCCGGCGATGGATTTGCAGGAGTTGCTGCGCCAGCGCAAGCTCGATTTGCTGATCCAGAACGACCCGTTCGCCGAGGCGTCTGGCAACCTGGACTACCTGGCTTTGCCGCTTTGCGAGTTCCCGGTCTGCTGGGTGGCGCGGCCGGACTTGCTGCCGGACAAACGGCCGCTGACGCTGGAAGACCTGGAGCTCAAACCGCTGCTGACGTTTTCGCGCACGTCCAGCCCGCATGCCCATGTGCGCGCGCTGTTTGCGGCCCGGTCGATCGAGCCGCGGGTGTGCAGCGTGCCGTCGGTGGAGTCGATCATTCAACTGGTGTGCGACGGCTACGGCATCGCGGCGATCCCGCCGATCTTTGTGCGCAAGCAATTGGAGCAGGGCTTGCTGCGTCAGGCCGAAGGGCCCGCATTGCCGTCGATGACGATCACCGCGATCCATGCCCGCTCTTCAGGCCCGGCGGTGGACGCCACACTGCAACTGGTCAGGGAGGTCGCGGCGGGCTATTGCGAGCAATCGGGCCAGACCTGGGCCCGGTCGCTGGAGCCCGACCACGATTGA
- a CDS encoding trans-sulfuration enzyme family protein: protein MPADSLLSRSVSRPLGEATLTLNAGLAHDPLTRAIAPNIAMSVNNAFTPGEGGFSADGVADLTSLPFLYAGWTNPTVRQLELRIAALEHTDDALATASGTAAAAAVFFSLLKAGDHLILSDVCYAGIHELARKMLPDFGVEVSTVNLSRMDDVVAAIRPNTRLIHAESPCNPLLRLTDLTALGAITRARGILLAVDSTFATPVATCPIDLGADLVIHSLTKFMNGHGDAMGGCVAGPKALVERIRSRAGVYLGATLSAQNAWLIMRGLDTLVVRMRAMSASAHTVATYLQAHPAVSGVIYPGLESHPQHALACAQMRLAGALITFQVRNPDAVAMRLAQASSTFDYAFSIGHQRSLAVFLKTQDLLNSSFELSPEQLADYRRYAGDGVFRLSIGLEDPQDLIHDLEQALSA, encoded by the coding sequence ATGCCCGCCGATAGCCTTCTTTCCCGCAGCGTGAGCCGCCCGCTTGGCGAGGCAACACTCACGCTGAACGCCGGCCTCGCCCACGATCCGCTGACGCGCGCCATTGCGCCCAACATCGCCATGTCGGTGAACAACGCGTTCACTCCCGGCGAGGGCGGGTTTTCTGCCGATGGCGTGGCAGACCTGACCAGCCTGCCCTTTCTCTATGCGGGCTGGACCAACCCCACCGTGCGCCAGCTGGAGTTGCGCATTGCTGCCCTGGAGCACACCGACGACGCGCTCGCCACCGCATCGGGCACTGCCGCCGCCGCCGCCGTGTTTTTCAGCCTGCTCAAAGCCGGTGATCACCTGATTCTCAGCGATGTCTGTTACGCGGGCATTCACGAACTCGCACGCAAAATGCTGCCCGACTTCGGCGTTGAAGTGTCCACCGTCAACCTGTCTCGGATGGACGACGTGGTCGCCGCCATCCGGCCCAATACCCGCCTCATCCACGCAGAGTCGCCTTGCAACCCGCTGCTGCGGCTGACCGATCTGACGGCCTTGGGCGCAATCACCCGGGCGCGCGGCATCTTGCTTGCGGTGGACTCCACTTTCGCAACCCCCGTGGCCACCTGCCCCATCGATCTGGGAGCCGATCTGGTGATCCATTCGCTGACCAAGTTCATGAACGGCCATGGTGATGCCATGGGCGGCTGCGTGGCCGGGCCCAAGGCGCTGGTCGAGCGCATCCGCTCGCGGGCCGGTGTGTACCTGGGCGCCACCTTGTCGGCGCAGAACGCCTGGCTCATCATGCGCGGCCTGGACACGCTGGTGGTGCGCATGCGGGCAATGTCGGCCTCTGCCCACACCGTGGCCACCTACCTGCAGGCGCATCCCGCCGTGAGCGGCGTGATCTACCCCGGTCTGGAGAGCCACCCCCAACATGCGCTGGCCTGCGCCCAGATGCGCCTCGCTGGCGCCCTGATCACCTTTCAGGTGCGCAACCCCGACGCAGTGGCGATGCGCCTGGCGCAGGCGTCCAGCACCTTCGACTACGCCTTTTCCATCGGCCACCAGCGCAGCCTGGCGGTCTTTCTGAAAACGCAGGACCTGCTGAACAGCAGCTTCGAGCTGTCGCCGGAACAGCTCGCCGACTACCGGCGTTACGCGGGCGACGGCGTGTTCCGCCTGTCCATTGGCCTGGAAGACCCACAAGACCTGATCCACGATCTCGAACAGGCGCTGAGCGCCTGA
- a CDS encoding ABC transporter ATP-binding protein codes for MSHHSPGNTVNDVLVVEDLHKSFGQAEVIKGISLVAKRHDVVSILGSSGSGKTTFLRCINLLETPNAGRVFVNGELIKMAPGPNGTQQPADADQMVRIRRKLAMVFQQFNLWTHMTALQNVMFAPVKVLGAEKHEARQQAMAYLEKVGLADKANHYPNQLSGGQQQRVAIARALAMEPDVMLFDEPTSALDPELVGEVLKVMRALAEEGRTMLVVTHEMGFAREVASHVVFLHQGRIEEQGPPADLFSQQKSARFQQFLSGMAPK; via the coding sequence GTGAGTCATCACTCACCCGGAAATACCGTCAACGATGTGCTGGTGGTCGAAGACCTGCACAAGTCGTTTGGCCAAGCCGAAGTGATCAAAGGCATCAGCCTGGTCGCCAAGCGACATGACGTGGTGTCGATTCTCGGCAGCAGTGGCTCGGGAAAGACCACCTTCCTGCGTTGCATCAACCTGCTGGAAACCCCCAATGCCGGGCGGGTGTTCGTCAACGGTGAACTGATCAAGATGGCGCCCGGGCCCAACGGCACGCAGCAGCCCGCCGATGCGGACCAGATGGTTCGCATCCGCCGCAAACTCGCCATGGTGTTTCAGCAGTTCAACCTGTGGACCCACATGACCGCGCTGCAAAACGTCATGTTCGCGCCGGTCAAGGTGCTGGGCGCCGAGAAACACGAAGCCAGACAGCAGGCCATGGCGTACCTTGAGAAAGTAGGTTTGGCCGACAAAGCCAACCACTACCCCAACCAGCTCTCCGGAGGCCAGCAGCAGCGGGTGGCCATTGCCCGCGCGCTGGCCATGGAGCCCGATGTGATGCTGTTCGACGAACCCACTTCGGCGCTGGACCCGGAGCTGGTCGGCGAGGTGTTGAAGGTGATGCGTGCTTTGGCCGAAGAGGGCCGCACGATGCTGGTGGTGACCCACGAAATGGGCTTTGCCCGAGAAGTCGCCAGCCATGTGGTGTTTCTCCACCAGGGGCGCATCGAAGAGCAAGGCCCACCGGCCGACTTGTTTTCGCAGCAGAAGTCGGCCCGGTTTCAACAGTTTCTTTCCGGCATGGCGCCCAAGTGA
- a CDS encoding LamB/YcsF family protein — MNTNNASTLDLNCDMGEGFGAYKMGNDLAILDHVTSANIACGFHAGDPPTMRRLVAAALAKGVAIGAHPGLPDLQGFGRREMKISPAEAYAMVLYQVGALAGFAQAAGGRLNHVKPHGALYNMAAKNRPLSDAIAQAVFDFDPGLVFFGLAGSEMIAAADALGLRSANEVFADRSYQDDGTLSPRGDPGAMIEDADQSLAQVRQMLKGSVRALSGAEVPVRADTLCLHGDQAGALDFALHIRSALTADGVALQAPVRS, encoded by the coding sequence CAACGATCTGGCCATTCTTGACCACGTCACCTCGGCCAACATCGCCTGCGGTTTCCACGCCGGCGACCCGCCCACCATGCGCCGCCTGGTGGCCGCTGCGCTGGCCAAAGGCGTGGCCATCGGCGCCCATCCCGGTCTGCCCGACCTGCAGGGTTTTGGTCGCCGCGAAATGAAAATTTCGCCCGCCGAGGCCTATGCCATGGTGCTCTACCAGGTCGGCGCCCTCGCCGGCTTTGCGCAGGCCGCAGGCGGGCGCCTCAACCATGTCAAACCCCATGGCGCGCTGTACAACATGGCCGCGAAAAATCGCCCGCTCTCCGATGCGATTGCGCAGGCCGTGTTCGACTTCGATCCCGGTCTGGTCTTCTTCGGCCTGGCCGGCAGCGAAATGATCGCCGCCGCCGATGCCCTCGGCTTGCGCAGCGCCAACGAAGTCTTTGCCGACCGCAGCTACCAGGACGACGGCACCCTCTCCCCGCGCGGTGATCCCGGCGCCATGATCGAAGACGCCGACCAGTCGCTGGCGCAGGTTCGCCAGATGCTGAAAGGCTCGGTGCGCGCGCTCAGCGGCGCCGAAGTGCCGGTGCGCGCCGACACCCTCTGCCTGCACGGCGACCAGGCCGGCGCACTCGACTTCGCCCTGCACATCCGCAGCGCCCTGACCGCCGATGGCGTCGCGCTGCAAGCCCCCGTTCGCTCTTAA
- a CDS encoding Lrp/AsnC family transcriptional regulator, with amino-acid sequence MDTQLDLLDRKILAIVQKDSQMNAELIAERVGLSTSAVQRRLRRLRQDKVITAEVAVVNNEAVGRPMTFLAGLEIRENYESLPHLRRWAEQHPEVQQIYYVTGNVDLIMIITAENMKEYDAITERLMGDNPQILRITTNVVIDAIKVGLFVPVE; translated from the coding sequence ATGGACACCCAACTCGATTTGCTTGACCGGAAAATTCTTGCCATCGTGCAAAAAGACAGTCAGATGAATGCCGAGCTCATCGCCGAGCGCGTCGGGCTGTCGACCTCTGCCGTACAGCGGCGCCTGCGCCGCCTGCGGCAAGACAAGGTGATCACGGCCGAGGTGGCGGTGGTGAACAACGAGGCGGTGGGCCGCCCCATGACCTTTCTGGCCGGCCTGGAGATTCGGGAGAACTACGAGTCCTTGCCCCATTTGCGCCGCTGGGCAGAACAGCACCCGGAGGTCCAGCAGATTTATTACGTGACCGGCAACGTCGACCTGATCATGATCATCACCGCCGAGAACATGAAGGAATACGACGCCATCACCGAGCGCCTGATGGGTGACAACCCGCAAATCCTGCGCATCACCACCAATGTGGTGATCGACGCGATCAAGGTCGGCTTGTTTGTGCCGGTGGAATGA
- a CDS encoding ABC transporter permease, with protein sequence MDVLISYLGQLLQGASITLQLAFTALFFGLVLGLLFTACKLSSLPLLRVPVNFLTSLLRGIPEFLIILICYFGLSNLINEHLDGAFEISPFVGGVFALSIVFSAYASEVFRGGFVAVPAGQIEAAKAYGLSRSQVFFSIQLPQAWRIALPSLSNLWQSLLKDTSLVSVVGLEDLLKKADMAAQFSKQPFVFFMAVAVIYFLFLSVSNPVFAWLEKRASRGYRVAGA encoded by the coding sequence ATGGATGTGTTGATCAGTTATCTGGGGCAACTGCTGCAAGGGGCGTCGATCACGCTGCAGCTGGCTTTCACCGCGCTGTTCTTCGGCCTGGTGCTGGGCCTGCTGTTCACCGCGTGCAAGCTGTCCAGCCTGCCACTCCTGCGCGTGCCGGTGAATTTTCTCACCAGCCTGCTGCGCGGTATCCCGGAGTTTCTGATCATTCTCATTTGCTATTTCGGGCTCTCCAACCTGATCAATGAGCACCTCGACGGGGCCTTTGAAATCAGCCCTTTCGTCGGCGGCGTGTTTGCCTTGTCCATCGTTTTTTCGGCCTATGCGTCCGAAGTGTTTCGGGGTGGCTTTGTCGCCGTGCCAGCCGGGCAGATCGAGGCGGCCAAGGCCTACGGCCTGTCGCGCAGCCAGGTGTTTTTCTCCATTCAATTGCCGCAGGCCTGGCGGATCGCGTTGCCGAGCTTGAGCAACCTCTGGCAGTCGCTGCTGAAAGACACCTCGCTGGTGTCCGTGGTGGGGCTGGAAGACCTGTTGAAGAAGGCCGACATGGCCGCGCAATTCAGCAAGCAGCCCTTTGTCTTTTTCATGGCGGTGGCCGTGATCTACTTTCTGTTTCTGAGTGTCTCCAACCCGGTGTTTGCGTGGCTTGAAAAACGCGCCAGCCGTGGCTACAGGGTGGCCGGCGCATGA
- a CDS encoding 2-keto-4-pentenoate hydratase, which produces MTHRFKTPSALLNPALLSLALAATFAPAAHAACLTDLEAAALVANYMAKTPAANPEGLSREDGECSRAKVNKFLAQQMGATQVGYKAGLTNPAVQKRFNTDAPVWGQLYASMLLDDGATVDAKFGARPLFEADMLVRIRSANINRAKTPEQVLQNIDQVIPFIELPDLVVAAPPKLNGAAIAAINVGARLGVLGAPMAVQQTAAFSDALRDMVVVVKGDGVEIDKGKGSDVLEHPLNAVVWLVQDLGSQGVKLKKGDLISLGSFSKLLPPKPGLKVEVEYQGLPGNPVVKVNFR; this is translated from the coding sequence ATGACCCATCGCTTCAAAACCCCTTCCGCACTGCTCAATCCGGCGCTACTCAGCCTGGCGCTCGCCGCCACCTTCGCGCCAGCGGCGCACGCTGCTTGCCTGACCGATCTTGAAGCCGCCGCGCTCGTGGCCAACTACATGGCCAAAACGCCTGCGGCCAATCCCGAAGGTCTGTCCAGGGAAGACGGTGAGTGCTCGCGTGCCAAGGTCAACAAGTTTCTCGCGCAGCAAATGGGTGCCACCCAGGTGGGCTACAAAGCCGGCCTGACCAACCCGGCTGTGCAAAAACGCTTCAACACCGACGCACCTGTGTGGGGCCAGCTCTATGCGTCCATGCTGCTCGACGACGGCGCCACGGTCGACGCCAAATTCGGCGCCCGCCCCCTGTTCGAGGCCGACATGCTGGTGCGCATCAGAAGCGCCAACATCAACCGGGCCAAAACGCCCGAGCAGGTGCTGCAAAACATCGATCAGGTGATCCCCTTCATCGAGCTGCCCGATCTTGTGGTGGCGGCCCCGCCCAAGCTCAATGGCGCGGCCATCGCCGCCATCAATGTGGGCGCGCGGCTGGGCGTATTGGGTGCGCCCATGGCCGTGCAGCAAACCGCTGCCTTCAGCGATGCCTTGCGCGACATGGTGGTGGTGGTCAAAGGCGATGGCGTCGAAATCGACAAAGGCAAAGGCAGCGATGTGCTCGAGCACCCGCTCAACGCTGTCGTGTGGCTGGTGCAAGATCTGGGCAGCCAGGGCGTGAAGCTCAAGAAAGGCGATCTGATCAGCCTGGGGTCGTTTTCCAAACTCCTGCCGCCCAAGCCGGGGCTCAAGGTTGAGGTGGAATACCAGGGCCTGCCGGGCAACCCGGTGGTCAAAGTCAACTTCCGCTGA
- a CDS encoding ABC transporter permease, whose translation MSLFNDYLALLVESGPAILEGLLITVKLLVGSCLVGFALSVPLAIARLSTHAGIRWCADVYSAVFRGTPLLVQIFIFYYGLSQFEAVRASPAWLVLNDSFYCGLVVLSLNLTAYMAEDIRAGIMAVPNGEKEAALAYGLNKWQLYRYILIPRALTIATPALGNEIIAQLKSTALVSTITVLDLTGVVRRLSATSYTTDALILAGVIYALITLSISWVIRWIERRNAHHFSR comes from the coding sequence ATGAGCCTGTTCAACGACTACCTTGCGCTGCTGGTTGAAAGCGGCCCGGCGATCCTTGAAGGCTTGCTCATCACGGTCAAGTTGCTCGTGGGCTCCTGTCTGGTGGGCTTTGCCTTGTCGGTGCCGTTGGCCATCGCACGCTTGTCGACCCATGCGGGTATTCGCTGGTGCGCCGATGTCTATTCGGCCGTGTTCCGGGGTACGCCGCTGCTGGTTCAGATTTTCATTTTTTACTACGGCCTGAGCCAGTTCGAGGCGGTCAGGGCATCGCCTGCCTGGCTGGTGCTCAACGACTCGTTTTACTGCGGGCTGGTCGTGCTCTCGCTGAACCTGACCGCCTACATGGCCGAAGACATTCGCGCCGGCATCATGGCTGTGCCCAACGGCGAGAAAGAAGCTGCGCTGGCCTATGGCCTGAACAAGTGGCAGCTGTACCGCTACATCCTCATTCCCCGTGCGCTCACCATCGCCACCCCCGCTCTGGGCAACGAGATCATTGCCCAGCTCAAATCCACCGCGTTGGTGAGCACCATCACCGTGCTCGATTTGACCGGCGTGGTGCGCCGTCTCTCGGCCACCTCCTACACCACCGACGCACTGATTCTTGCCGGGGTCATTTATGCCTTGATCACGCTCAGCATCTCCTGGGTGATCCGCTGGATCGAGCGCCGCAACGCCCACCACTTCAGCCGTTGA
- a CDS encoding transporter substrate-binding domain-containing protein: protein MKRIFLKSAVAACALLAFGAHAEKVIKIGTLSDYAPFEYKDASGKLMGMEIEIGNAMCKAMKARCAYVTMDFDALIPALKAKKIDAVMAQMSITDQRKRVVDFTNLFTLAPVQYVAKAGAGITENPATLKGKVVGVQSGSTHETYLTKRLPKSSSGIDMKVYQSMDQIWLDLESGRVDAAFADTTVSHDWLEKVGKGKGFDFAGKPIEDLQIFGEGTGIAVRKGDPLKGEFNLAISAVLKDGTFAAENKKVFPFSIAPAK from the coding sequence ATGAAACGCATTTTTCTGAAATCGGCCGTCGCCGCGTGTGCCTTGCTGGCCTTCGGCGCCCACGCCGAAAAAGTGATCAAGATCGGTACGCTGTCCGACTACGCGCCCTTTGAATACAAAGATGCCAGCGGCAAGCTCATGGGCATGGAGATCGAAATCGGCAATGCCATGTGCAAAGCCATGAAAGCCAGGTGCGCGTATGTGACCATGGATTTCGACGCGCTGATCCCGGCACTGAAAGCCAAGAAGATCGACGCCGTGATGGCCCAGATGTCGATCACCGATCAACGCAAACGGGTCGTGGATTTCACCAACCTGTTCACCCTGGCCCCGGTGCAATACGTGGCCAAAGCCGGCGCAGGCATCACGGAAAACCCGGCCACCTTGAAGGGCAAGGTGGTCGGTGTTCAAAGCGGTTCAACCCACGAGACCTACCTGACGAAGCGACTGCCCAAATCCAGTTCGGGCATCGACATGAAGGTTTACCAGTCCATGGACCAGATCTGGCTGGATCTGGAATCGGGCCGTGTGGACGCGGCGTTTGCCGACACCACGGTCTCCCACGACTGGCTGGAAAAGGTTGGCAAGGGCAAAGGCTTTGATTTCGCCGGGAAGCCCATCGAAGACCTGCAGATTTTTGGCGAAGGCACGGGCATCGCTGTGCGCAAAGGTGATCCGCTCAAGGGTGAGTTCAACCTGGCCATCAGCGCCGTCTTGAAGGACGGCACCTTTGCCGCCGAAAACAAGAAGGTGTTTCCCTTCAGCATTGCGCCGGCCAAGTAA
- a CDS encoding 2-dehydro-3-deoxygalactonokinase — MIPSQPNADGAHQDGAHSPSAAAQRQPALIAIDWGSSNVRVALLDAQGGLIDRRASAAGVFTVQEGRFAAALLPLCADWINQYAVPLLACGMIGSRQGIVEVPYVACPASAGDLARQLGMAELPTVEGFATEQVQQLHIVPGLNTGSQETGWDVLRGEETQLFGAMAAADDAARLFVLPGTHSKWMSRSESGHIASFQTYMTGELFELLSRQSSLARVMAPAQWSPEVFQQGVAEARAGALENLLFRVRTAGLMGRFQAHELPDYLSGLLIGAEIKAGLQQFAPPDPTIPIPLLGSAQLTQRYAIAFAQFGQAVVEMPGDAVFTGLLAIAQAAGLLNPATAAN; from the coding sequence ATGATCCCAAGCCAGCCAAACGCCGATGGCGCCCACCAAGACGGCGCACATTCTCCCAGCGCTGCTGCGCAACGCCAGCCTGCGCTCATCGCCATCGATTGGGGCAGCAGCAATGTGCGCGTTGCCCTGCTCGATGCGCAAGGCGGACTGATCGACAGGCGCGCGAGTGCGGCCGGTGTGTTCACGGTGCAGGAGGGCCGCTTCGCTGCAGCATTGTTGCCCCTGTGTGCCGACTGGATCAACCAATACGCCGTGCCGCTGCTCGCCTGCGGCATGATCGGCTCGCGCCAGGGCATCGTCGAAGTGCCCTACGTGGCTTGCCCCGCCAGCGCCGGCGATCTGGCCCGGCAACTGGGCATGGCCGAGCTGCCGACCGTTGAAGGTTTTGCTACCGAACAGGTTCAACAGCTCCACATCGTGCCCGGCCTCAACACCGGCTCTCAAGAAACCGGTTGGGATGTTTTGCGCGGCGAAGAAACGCAGCTCTTTGGCGCCATGGCCGCCGCTGATGATGCCGCCCGCTTGTTTGTCTTGCCGGGTACCCATTCCAAATGGATGAGCCGCAGCGAGAGCGGCCACATTGCGTCCTTTCAGACCTACATGACCGGCGAGCTCTTCGAGCTGCTGAGCCGTCAAAGCAGCCTCGCCCGCGTGATGGCGCCAGCCCAATGGTCGCCCGAGGTGTTCCAGCAAGGCGTGGCCGAAGCCCGCGCGGGTGCGCTGGAAAACCTGTTGTTCCGCGTGCGCACCGCCGGGCTCATGGGCCGCTTTCAAGCCCACGAGCTTCCCGACTATCTGTCGGGTCTGCTGATCGGCGCCGAAATCAAAGCCGGCCTCCAGCAATTTGCGCCGCCAGACCCCACCATCCCCATTCCCCTGCTCGGCTCAGCCCAGCTCACCCAGCGCTATGCCATCGCCTTTGCCCAGTTTGGCCAAGCGGTGGTGGAAATGCCGGGAGACGCCGTGTTCACCGGTCTGCTCGCCATCGCGCAGGCCGCCGGCCTCTTGAACCCAGCCACTGCCGCCAACTGA
- the mmuM gene encoding homocysteine S-methyltransferase, translated as MTPDTSYTDPIQAMLAQQNFFVLDGALATELERRGANLKDALWSAKLLIEQPDLISAVHFDYFMAGADVATTASYQATFEAFEKRGYSRADAAMLMRRSIELAIEARDQFWANPANRIGRQKPLVAASVGPYGAMLADGSEYRGHYGVARQALMDFHRPRMAVLAEAGADLLACETIPCLDEAMAIAELLPDFGSISAWISFSCKDGEHNSQGERLADCVAALDAVPQIAAIGINCTAPEWIPSLVEQARQHTAKPIVVYPNSGEHYDATSKEWHGVSNAQDFAQQAMRWSQRGARLVGGCCRTGPEDIRAVRQAAIRAGVLSSVA; from the coding sequence ATGACACCCGACACTTCGTATACCGACCCCATTCAGGCCATGCTGGCGCAGCAAAACTTCTTCGTGCTCGACGGCGCACTCGCCACCGAGCTGGAGCGCCGAGGTGCCAACCTCAAAGACGCCCTGTGGTCGGCCAAGCTGCTGATCGAGCAACCCGACCTGATCAGCGCCGTGCACTTCGATTACTTCATGGCCGGTGCCGATGTCGCCACCACTGCCAGCTACCAGGCCACCTTTGAAGCGTTCGAGAAAAGGGGCTACAGCCGGGCCGACGCGGCCATGCTGATGCGCCGCTCGATCGAACTCGCCATCGAAGCCCGCGATCAGTTCTGGGCGAACCCGGCAAACCGGATCGGGCGGCAGAAGCCGCTGGTGGCCGCTTCTGTGGGGCCCTATGGCGCCATGCTGGCCGATGGCTCGGAATACCGTGGTCACTACGGCGTAGCCCGGCAGGCCTTGATGGATTTCCACCGCCCCCGCATGGCGGTTCTGGCCGAGGCTGGAGCCGACTTGCTGGCCTGCGAAACCATTCCCTGTCTGGATGAAGCCATGGCCATCGCCGAACTGCTGCCCGACTTCGGCAGCATCTCGGCCTGGATCAGCTTCTCTTGCAAAGACGGCGAACACAACAGCCAGGGCGAGCGGCTGGCCGACTGCGTGGCCGCGCTCGACGCCGTGCCGCAAATCGCCGCCATCGGCATCAACTGCACCGCGCCCGAGTGGATCCCTTCCCTCGTGGAGCAAGCCCGCCAGCACACCGCCAAACCCATCGTGGTGTATCCCAACTCCGGCGAACATTACGACGCCACCAGCAAAGAGTGGCATGGCGTGAGCAATGCCCAAGATTTTGCCCAGCAGGCCATGCGCTGGAGCCAGCGTGGCGCCCGCCTGGTTGGTGGCTGCTGCCGCACCGGACCCGAAGACATTCGCGCCGTACGCCAGGCGGCCATTCGGGCTGGGGTGCTCTCGTCCGTCGCCTAG
- a CDS encoding acetyl-CoA carboxylase biotin carboxyl carrier protein subunit, giving the protein MSNPQEVKAEVGGSVWKIEVTVGQAVAEGDTLLIIESMKMEIPLASPAAGTVLEIRVAETDMVDEDQVVVLIG; this is encoded by the coding sequence ATGTCCAACCCCCAGGAAGTCAAAGCAGAAGTCGGCGGCAGCGTCTGGAAGATCGAAGTGACCGTTGGCCAGGCGGTCGCCGAAGGCGATACGCTGCTGATCATCGAGTCGATGAAAATGGAAATCCCGCTGGCTTCGCCGGCGGCGGGCACGGTGCTGGAGATCCGGGTCGCCGAGACCGACATGGTCGATGAAGACCAGGTCGTTGTGCTCATCGGCTGA